The Lonchura striata isolate bLonStr1 chromosome 16, bLonStr1.mat, whole genome shotgun sequence genome contains the following window.
CTGTCCTCTCCTTTTGACTTCCAGAAACAGAAGTTGCAAGAACTGCCTGGCTCAAAGTTTGGCAAGCCAAAACTTCAAGGGAAAAGATAACATCAGAAATGTTGAGAAATCTTGCAGTTGCCACAGCAAGTCTGAAGAGTGGTTGCCAAAAGGCAGCTGTGCAGTTTTAACCCCTGACACAATACCAGTTGAAGAGTGTATAGAAATTTGTGTATGTTTAACAGACAGTGAAACTGAGAGCCAAGAAGAAACTAGCAACCAGATCACCATGCTTGAGCCTTGTGAGAGCAGCATTGGTGTTTTCAGAGAGCACCCTGAACACAATGAGTTACTAGCTGGCATGTTTGATGCACTCCTGGCAAATGAAAATAGCATGCAAGACAATAAAGGCCCAAACATACCCACAGCAGAGTGGAAAACCTTAGAGAGCATTgggtcagaaaatccatcacAGCAAAATCCAAAAGAAAGTGCAGCCCAGAGTCCACAATCGTGTGATATTTCTCATACAGCTCCCCTTTTCACCAAAACTTCTCAAGATGACTACAATTGTAGTACAGCCAGCAAAGAGTCAGAACTATCAGAAGAATCCTTTGAATCTGGCTATCGGAGCTCCAGCATAAATTCTGCTTCTCTGGATGCAAGAGATCATCAACAAATGGTTCATCAAAGCCTTTTTCTATGTAGTTCTGCAAGTGATCTTGACTCTTGTGTCCTGATCCAGGAGTCTACAAATAAATCATTGTTTGGAACCAAAACAGACAGAATAGACAGCCCTGCATACAAGGGTTTTGATACCCTTGTATCTGCATCCAtgggattctgtggttctgcCTACAAGAGCTGTGACACCCTTttgtctccatccctggaaccCTGTGGCTCTGCCTACAAGAGCTTTAATATGCTTCTGTCTGCATGCAAGGAACCAAGCAGCTCTGCATACAAGAGCTTCAGTGCCCTCATGTCTCAGTCAATGGCTGACAGTAGCCGGACTCTGGGCTTGGAAAGCGTGCCTTCCTCACTGCCTGTGAGACAGTTGTCAGAGACACCTGGATGCAGCTGCGGAGATCAAAGTGCTCAGCCTGCTAGCAATCAGATGTGTTGTAACAACTACAGATCTCCCAGCACTGAGCTTGATTTTCCAAACACCTGTTCAGAACATTctgattttctgtctttctccaCACATGCAAATGAAGGtgcttcagcttttctttcagAGGAAGAAATGTGTAAGCAAGTAATATATCAAAATGttcaaaggaaagcaaatatAATTTCTTGCCCCACTGCACCTCAGTCATCTGGCTATCAGCCTTTTGGTAGTGTAGGTAAATGTAATTGTCTATACTGGGACAGTGACAATGAGGTTATGTCTACATCACTATACGAATCCTTCATTAATCTGTGCAACAACCTGAGGGAAGCACCTCCCGATACTGCAATCTATGAATTGGACCCAAGGATAAAGGACAGTGTGTGTTTGACTGTTCAGGGTTCTGACTGCACCATTGTCCCAGGTTTAGCATCTAGTGAAAATGACACACAGACTAGTGATGGCAGCCCTTGTATCAACAGCGCTTATGATCTGAATGGTGATAGCAATGAGGAAAATACCAGGAGAGATGAACAGCTGTTGCATTTGTTAGAAATGAAATGTCAAGACTTAAACAGCAGAGCACTTAAACAGCAGAGAAAGAGCTAGAAAGGCAACAAAATGGAAAAGCTTTAACCCTACTGGTAAAGTAATGCAAGGGGGTGATGATAACAGGCTAAAATACTGACTTCCACTGCCGCTCACACAACCACTTGAAGGAACTTGAAGATGCAAGGGGAAGTGAAGAGGTGCTGAAGCATGCAAATGGGGGCAGGGGGTGTGACTCAGCAATCAGCTTACCAGCATCACTGGATGGTATTGGTAGCCCAACTTAGCCAGAAAAactgcagagctcctggagctccatGGCTCAGACAAGGTGCTAGCCTGTCATTTTGTGAGTAACTCCTATCCTTCCGACTCTCACACCATTCACAGTGAGGACTCCAGACTGACacttgcagttaaaaaaaaaagaccaatgGAACTGTTAATGGGAAACAGCAGgaagaataaggaaaaaatgaaacttttgtGCAAACCCTTTCCCAAGAGGACAACTGCTATATGGAGGTAGCCTAGCCAAGACTGAACTAGTCTTTGGAAATAAACTGTATGGCAAGTTGAATTCTTGCTTGTTATTTCAATCTTGACTGAAGTGAGGGCTGCTATAGGTCACCCATGATTCATTGGGTTGTGTCATTTACGCCTGCCTGGAATTGGCAGCTGGGACATGGTGGAGACCCCTGGGCACAGTTGGGTTTGGAACCCAACagtggcagccacagctctaCAGAGACAAAGTCAAAGCTGCTGTCTCCAGCTGTGAGAAATCTCTaaaagggagcagcagctgcaggaagcagGAGTTCTTAGTACAGCTCTTGTGGTTATTGCCCTGGCTATGTGTTGCTTGGGAAGCACAAAGGTTATGTGGAATGTGCTGACATACCTGAAAGTGGGATATAGGTCAGGTCCAAAAGGAAGGTGTGTGATTTATCACACAGCTTCCAGAGCTTACTTCTTTTGGGGTGGGGGATGTTGTCTTGTGTGCTTAGCCCTGGCATGGGGTGTATGTTTCTATACCTGCGCAATCAAGACCTGAAATAAAGATTACCATAATTTTCACTTACACAGTGCTATTATTGGTGATTGATTAGTTTTTTATCTTGTAGAAACAAGAAGTTACTTCAGCAGCTGTAAAAGGAGTCAGGGATTTCTAAGCAGTGTTTCTTCCCAGGATTATCCAGTGTGTGGTCAGACAACCTACCTTAATCAAATACTTTTGTTTAGCTTCTTGTTCTTGTCCAATCAGAATGGGAATTAGCCTGCACCTTAAAGGCACAATGTACTTCTTGTTGGATAATTATTTAAGAAGTTTTATTGACGTCTTCTCTACAGCATAATTATATATTTCAGTATGGTAAATTCCACCATAGTATGTTGGCAACAGCATAAAACAAATAAGAACCAATTAAGTAATGGAGGTTTTATATTCAAATGTATAGATTTATTCTCATTTAGAAAACTCTATATTGCTATTCATAAGGAAGGAAACCATAATGCTAAGCACAGCAACTGGTACTGCAAATCTCACTTCCAAGTAGTAGAGGTGTCTATGTAGGGACACCAGTGgtgctttctttcccttttacaCCTGTGCTCTCTCTTGCATTCTTTGTGAGAAGAAAGATTTTGCCTCCATGAAGGCTTGTGCTTGGCTGGAGAGGTCTGCTTAGGCCAACTTTGCTGCAGCACTTGCTCCTCTGCTGAGCCCTAGCTCCATTTTGCCTTTCCCTGCCATTTTTGTTCCACATAGCTATGCTCTCCAGTCTGCACATTTCCATATTACTGTTTTCTGCATGCGGTTattcttccctttctctcccTTCAGTGTTTCTCTGGTGAAATGGAACCTGATTCTCAGAGAAGGGGGATCCCTGCTCCTATGTCTTTGTATAACTCAGAACTGGAGACAGACAGTGGGGTTGAGGGGGCAGCTGTCTGGCTCACTCTCTTTCTGCAACAGGAATGGTGTCTGGCTGTAGTGTGTGCTGAATTTCCTGTTCCATCCTCTAACCCTGCCACTTTTGCCATCTGTAACTATTGCCAGGCTATGAAACCCAGGTGGGTTTCAAGTGACAGATTTCCAGCCCAAGCTGGTGATCTGCCCTTTGGGTGGTGAGTGGGAGTGGTGACTTTGAGCTGGCAGTGAGGGGTCTGGAGGTCATCACTTGGGAACCAGCCTGTGCCTGCATGCTTATACAGAGAGAGGCAGCTCATTCTCCCAAGAGAGGAGCTTTGGTACCCTCCAGGCATGTCCTTTTTGCAAGTGGAGGgctcctgccaggacagagaaTTACTGATCACAGTAAGCATATATTCATtggttttcagtttgttttgaaAGACTGCAGTGCAAGTGAAGGCTTGTGCCAAATTTTAGCCTAGTTATAGTGCCATTTATTACTTGCTCACAATCACTCCACCTCCACATCTTTCTCACTTGTCTACCTACCAAATACTAGCAACCTGGCTCACCATGAGTGAAATATGTTCCTGAGAAAAAAAGCCAGTGCATTCACAGTTCAGGAGAAGCTAGTTCAGATACATTCCTTTCCCACTACAGAAATGCCACAGGCTTGGcatcttttcatttctcttctgaACAGAGTTGGCTTCTTGGAAATATGCACCTGTAAGGATCAGCTGTTGGCAAATTCCCATCAATCATGAGGTTTATCATTGCCCATAGAAAACTAACAATAACCACATGACAAGGGTTATCCTAGTATAGAGCACGACCTTGAAGATGTGGAAGTCAGGTTCTTGGGGGTAGGGACAAGTTAATTTAGGGTGAAGGAGGTGTCAGCTTTTTAAATAGCTTGATTCTACCTCTTTCTTTGTGACCCTACATTGTTTAGGCAGGGTCCAGGGATGTCCAAGTGTTCACCCACCATGAGCTTTATATAAGAAAACCAGTTCTTTTAAGTGTTGCAATGATAGGGCCAAAGGAACAAAGGGTTAGAGAACTAAATTGTAAGGGTTGTAACTCCCAAAACCCTGCTTCCTAAAGTTTACCTCTGACTATGGAATTATGTGACAAAACTCCTTAATGAAGAGAGGCTGAGAGAGGCTGTTTTCTCCTAACCAGAAAACCTTTCAGGGAGCACAATTCATGCATTTTGTGTTCTAGCCCTGACAGAGGTGCTTCCAAAGTGTGTTGTTTTGTATGCAGtttcttttacaaaaaaataggtaatttttattaattgttGGGAGGACTATGCCTAGGCAATGACCAGGCATGTGTGTCATGCGTGCATACAAAGAGAACATAAGAGAACACATCTCACCTCTGCAGATTGCTGAATACAAGGTCTGCCCCAGGCTCCCACATGATGATGTATTTTGATCTCACATTACCcagaattttcatttctttcagcaCGCTTCTGCGACTGAGACCTTGCAGTCATGGCCACAGCCCTCAAGGCCTCTCCTACTGCACCTAAGTCACAAGGTCAGAAGCCAAGCAACAGCTCAGCAGGaactttctggaaaaaaaacagggagaCCAGTGAACTGGTTTGGTTTTCAACTGTGGGACTGTTGCCTTTCTAAGCAGATTGCtccaaagcaaaagaaaaacacagccAAGTGAGGAAGAAAGCATTTCCCAGATACCTCACTAACACAACCAAAGTTAAAGCCTAATGAGTTGCCATATGTTGGCCTGTTCCCGAAGTGCCTAATAACAGCTATCAGCAGCACAGGTGGATTGCTAAATCCTGAGTGGTTTCATTTCTCATGACAAGCTTGTTCAGAAGAACTTTacatctctgcagagctgtggccAAAGGCACTTTGCTCTATTTGTCCCTTTTGCTGTCCTGCTTCCAGTCTGCCCCTGCTTGGCCTTCCATAACATTGAAATGTCCATACTGTCCCTTCAGTATGACTGCAagatgaaagagaagaaaaactggCAACAGCCCTAGTTGAACAAAATGGGGAACTGGCTTCTGTGGCATGTTTAGCTGCATGAGGGGAAGAGCAgctgtttttgtcttttttttgctCTTAACCAGAATGCTGTCTATAAAACTGACCATCTTTGCATGAGACCTAAGATTCTATATTCTGAATGCAGAGAGGCAATTGTCATGGCAAGAGTACAGCCTATGAGCCACAGTCTGTCTTTGGTAGAGGGATTACTGTGCTAGACCTGCCTCAGTCCAAGAAGCATGGCAGGCATCCTAAAGAGCTCCTGCCCCAGTTTAGTGATGGATCAGCCATTTCCTTCATCCCGTCTCTACCCAGTCGTAAAGAGCAGGGCATTCATAACACTGTGGTGTTTGTCCTCTGATTGAAGGCTACCAAGTTGGTGACTAATACGTAGTACTGGGATTTTCCTACTTGTTGCTGTTTCCTCAGCTCTtagaaatggggaaatttgCTATAAGCTGAAGGGTTTGAGGTTGACTGCTTCTCCCCAGCTCAGCTACTGCTGGTTTCACTTGCAGTGAGCCACCCACACAGCAACAAAAATTATAATGAGGTGAGAAAACTGGACGACGTTATGGGGGTAGAATTTCCACGCCTGGGTCAACCTTTTAACCAGTCCCCAGTTCTTGTTTTGACGGCCTAGGGAGTTTCTATGAGAACCAGATGTGCATTGACCCTGGCTGGCTGTGGAGCCAGTGCCTGTGGTAAACAGCCAGCTGAGGTCTGGAGGAGGTGGCCTGTATGGTGCTGTAAGTGCTGACCAGTGCACATGTCTGACAGGCCGTGGGCTTGAAGGTTGTACAGGGCAGTTCACTGCTGGGTGGTCTTCCCTCTCCACTGCCTGGCTGAGATGCTTCAGAAACACATAGCATGCTCCTCCACAACATGATGGGGGGCAACGAAGCCATGAAATGCCTTGTTTCCTTCACTATGGCAGGAATTTGGATACACAGTTTGGCCTGTGCTGACTATTTCATGGCCTCATTCTGAGCTGTACTGGGCCCTTGCAACAGACACTGTTGTTCAGAAGTATTAGGAATTCTTCCCACGTCTGGTCAAGCTGCCTTTGCTGTTCTTGCAACTTAAAAACCTCTGGCTCTGCTTCTATATTGGGTTTGTGTAGCAGCATTTTATAGTGGAAGGGGGCTAGAAGGGTGGCTTTTCTGAGAAGCCACTCCCTTCCTGCCTTTTCTCCTAAAGACACATCACTTTGCTGCCAGTGACATCAGAAGACACCAAGTGTGTTAGGATTGCATGTTCTGTGGTTTACAGATGCAGCTGGCCACCCCCCTGCAGCATACTGTGTGAGgcctttgctttgctttgcacaTGCTGCCCCAGCCAGAGGCTGAAGACAGCTGCTGTGTTGTTTACCCTGTGACAGGTGCCGGGAGCTGCCTAAGGCACACTCCATTGCTGCACCAGCCTCAGGtgtggaagagctgctgccaggcaggaTAGGTGGGACATGCTGATTTTTGACAGCTGTGGTAAAACAGAGCTCCATGAGATGCAGATGAAGACCTTGCCATAAAGAGCTGTGTGCCAGGACTAGAGTTCTGGTCTTGGTGCATCCTCAATTGCAGAGATCTGGGGACAAGCTGATCTGTGTTGCCTTAAGTGGGTCAATTTCTGCCAACTTGCATGGAAAGAGCAGGGAGTTCTGCCAGCATTGTCAACTCAGGTGAACACTGTGGGAATGCGTGAGTCTTGCTGACCTCATGCAGAGATGCTCTGGGCATGCTTTGCATGGTGCAGCTGCGGATGTTGGGTTCGAGCCTGAGCAGAACTGTAGGTTTCTGTTCCAGATGGTCAGGGTGAGTTCACAAGCACagtcattcctgtttctttttacCAGCATGTGTTGGGTGATTTCCTGAGAGAAGATAAAAGCCTCTGTGCAATCTCCTCCATGTGAGCAAGATGTACATAGCCACAGCTCTGTGAAGGTAAGCTCTTTTCCTCTGGCTAGAGCCAAAGTGATGTCCTCTTACTTCAGCATTCATGCAGTATGGGGTCAGACATCATGGGTATTTGGGGAAAACAAGAGGCTGACCCCAGTGTTGATGACTACAAATAACTGGCAATGGCAGAagggaggcaggagggcaggatGCTGGGATCTCTGCAGGTGATATTCAGTATCCAACAGACTGAAAGCAATGcactcctccctcccctgcagCATTCTGTGTCAGCTCAGAGCCACCACCTGTGGAGCTTTGGTGTTTTTTAACCTGCTTCTTTGCTGACTAACACCTCCGCTTTCTGCTTGGCTCATTCATATTTTAGCTTGTTTCCTGGGCTTTGAGGTGGTTTCTTCTATTGCTTTCCCTTCCAGCAGAACACTGTTACTCATGTCTCAGCTGTTCTGCCATTTTTCACTTACTGTAATGTATGATTATCTTCCTCCTAAATGTCACCAGCCAGTAATGGTGCCTTTGACCCTAAAGTTATGCCAGGTCTGTCTCTTTGACGCTGCTGGGGATGTTGGTTTAATTCTGTTATGATAGGAAGAAAGCACAGAGGTAGTACTGTTTCTctggagttttttcttttttctttttttttttttgtcaaaccATGAACCTGATAACTCTAAGCATGACTGGTTTTATATCCTAGAGAAAGGAATTACCAGCTCAGAATGTtgtttttcaattatttatCTTGCTGATAAATACATAATGATGTTGCCCTTCTTCCAGTGATGGCAAAATGGTTTTGGGTCACAAATAACAGAATCTACCAAGCCTTCCTTGCGTGCCCTTCACACATGCTCCTTGGTGAATATTACTGCTGCAGGCTAGGCTGAAATTATACTTTTTATTAGTtaaatttgaggaaaaaaggCCTTTTGGTGCAATATGTTTAAATTTATAAAGCCATTGGTCTTACAGTGCTACcagttttcctgtttttaaaattagctCTGTAATATCAAATGTATATTATTGCAGGGTTTAAAAGTAGCATGGCTTGTGACTGCCAGACTATCACTCTTTGGACTGATCAGACATGCTGCTCTTTCCCTCACTCCTCTGCATAGATAACAATATTGGCACACCCTGGAGAATCCTGTGTAATCAGGGCCCAAAAGCTACACCACTGTCCTGGTGTGCTATCCTCACAACAGAAAGATATTACTAAGAGCATGGGAAATTTCTGACTTAGCCCCTCAGCCTCATAAACCCTGTACTGTCCCACACTGCACCCAAGAGAGGTGACAATCTCCACAACCCACAGGCACCATCAGCTGAGACAAGTCTTTTCTAGAAGCCTGGGCCTGACATTGTGCCTGTAAGTGATCCACAAAGCCTGAAGAAGGGAGAGCTGGTCTTTCACAGAGGCTGCTCCAAACACAATGAGGAGTAGCTTCTGGATTAACTCATGTGACCTTCTCCATGCATGTTCTAACAGTTGCCAGCAACTACCTGGCAAGCATGGTCAAGAGCCACCTGCCCTGGCCTGAACATTCCAAACCATCTGTTTTTCACAGGGTGAGTCAGACGTACAGAGGGCTTAACATGGAGCTCCCTCATCCTGCACCCTGCTGCTTTGTGCTAACTTCACTGCTGCAGTCGTCTTGGGTTATTACAGCTCCTTGCTCTTCCTCCTAGCTCCTCCTACCTCCACactgtgctgtgtgtgccaAATGCCTCCACAGTGCTGCTCATTTCCCTCTTGTCCAAGGATACAGTTAGTGTGCCTGGGTTCCTTGAAGCCCCTTTAAAGGTGTAATTAGGTGAGTTGATGGACCCTCCCCCAGTGTGAGCCTTGCAATCTAAAGAGACCTGGCCCAGACACAAGTCCCCGGCATGAGATACGACAGGGGTGAGCCCCTCACCTGTGTAGGAGCCAGATGGCCTCCCTGCCTGTGGTCTAAGGACTGGTGCTATTGCCTTCATCCTGGGAACATTTTGAGAATGAATGGAAGCTGAATGCAGTGGTATTGCAGACTGTCTTCAGTGTGGCTCATGTTGTACTATGCAGTTTGGCTTAGCCCTTTAATACCTTGACACCGATGCCTCCTCATTGCACAAATCTAAGCCCCACTATGACCTTTTAGATAGGAGGCTTGTGAGTTTTTATCAGCTCTCCCACCCTTTTCTCATGTAAGAAAGCCGAGCAGTTCAGTAATAAATGTTGTGTGGGTGTTTGGACCTGAATTCATCACCTCCTCTCACCACATCCTTCTGTTGGCACAGTAATACTGATACAGTCGTGACGTCAATCTCCATCTATCGTTGTGTATTCCAATACACCACGGCCCTTGCTTGTGCACAAGTAGGCTTTGCTCTTACTCGTGCTGAGGAGACCCACCTGCTCCTCAGCTCTCAGGCGGGGTGTGCAATTGCAGTAATGATTTAGCCAGGCTGGTCATGGAACTGTTGGAGGGCTGAAATGCACAGATCAGGGCAGGTAATATCCATATTTCCACCACTTTTCCCTGCTGCCAGTTTGTTCCTGCTTGATGTTGCAACTTCACTGTAAATCTTTCTTATAGCTGATGTGGCCCTTGTGCCCCAGCTGTCATTGCTTTTAGCCTCTGGACAGTCAGAGCACCCCTTTGTCTCCCTGTTGCTTCAGCTTTCTGATTAGATGGCAGTGTGCAttgataatgattttttttcaagaagaaaGCTTATTTGGGCATATAACTGGTGGACTGTGTCTTCTACTCTTTTTTTGCTTGGgtgaaaaaaattcattttctcatgcttggaaatattttttctcttttgtttacTTAAACTGAGTTCTTAATTAGTTttgatttggggtttggttttttttgttttttggggatgttttttctggtggggttttgtttgtttcttttggtttttttttttttccttttttgtgtgtgtgttttgttgttgttctggggttttgagggtttttgattgtttgttttttaagtacATGCATTTCCTGAAAACAGTTCAAACTGTGAGCTTAGATTGCATCAATGTTTGGCAGCTTATAGCATCATCATATTTCCAGATCcttaacaaaaataatattcataAATATCTGTCTGTATTGATCCTGTTTCCTATTCTCTGGTGTATTAAAAACTGGTAGCATCATTTACGTGTGTATATTATGCAGGGCTACTCAGCTTTATTGCTGTGGTCTCATAAGGATATTCCAGAGTTTGCAGATATGGTACTTGGCAGCTGTACAATGCTTGACATTTGCAAGTGTCTGTGTTGCAACAATGCTGATTCTGAGTCCCCATTTCCCAGaccaagaaaatgaaatgaagcAGTAGAAAGGAGTTTTCTAACGCCAGACTGGGTATAAGTTCCTGCCTCTGCTTATTGCCCACAGCAGGGTGTGACACAGTGTGTTTGTGGCACCTCTAGAGCAAGTCTTGCTAGTCTCACCTGGGCACTGACGCCCTGAGAACACGTCTGTGAGCTCACATGAGGCTGCAGGGGCTTTCTGGTGGCTGCtaaatttgttttgctttcattaTTTGAGTAAACCTGGGAAATTTTTAGACACCACAAATGTTCCTGAAGTCTTAAAGGCTTCATGGGTTTCTCTCTGCTGGATGATCGCCTAGGTATTAGTTGCTTGTGATGGATGCTGCATAGACACCCCAGGACCTGGATACCTGAAACCCCCCCATATTAATACAGGCTGAGAGACAAAGAGATTGTCAGCTCTGCTGACAAGGACCTGGGGGTAGTGGTGGATAAAAAGCTGGCTATAAGCAGGCCATTTGTGCTGGTAGCCCAGGAACTCCTGTATCCTGGGGTTCTTCCCCAGCAGTGTGGGCAGCTGATAGAGGGAGAGGATTTTCCCCTCTACTCTTCTCTCTTGAGACCCTAACTGGTGTTCTGCCTTCAGGTCTGGGACCCACAATGTGGCAAGCATGTGGAGCTGCTGTattgagtccagaggaggccacagagaTGCTTCAAGGGCTGAAGCACCTCTGCTATGTATGACAGGCCGAGAGAGTtgggcttgttcagcctggagaagagcaggcTTTGAGGAGACCTTACTGCAACCTCTCATTATTTAAAGGGAGCCAGTAAGAAAGGTAAGGACAGACTTTTTAGCAGAGTCTgttgcaacaggacaaggggttatgattttttaaattaaaagggtAGATCAGACTATGTGGCATGACATGTGCGCCCTTCCTGCTGTCTGTGCATCCTTGCAACTTGCTTTCAATTAAACTATGTTGCCAAAATAATATACATTGCTTCTCCAAAGTCTTGTCCCATTTAAGAATAGCTTGAGAAAACAGTGCTGAAGTATGTACTTGGTATCAACAGCCAGTACTCTGCAGAGAGTACATTTTAAGTCTTTCTGTGCACATCCATGTGtttccataaatatttaaatgctgtGAAAACACAGCCTTAAATACATTATATGACTTGAGGGCTTTGTCTTGGAGCAGGAGCTTTGGGTTGAACGGTCATCTGTGAtgccatttcctctttttttaaacatcctGCTGCCATCTTCTCTGAAGACTTTCTTGTAGGTTCTCTTCATTATACCATCAGGGCAGCCTTTCCCTGCAGTCAGTACTGTACATTGTTCTCTTGGATGCAACATGGGAggctgagggtttttttctttttttattctggtCTGTCTTTCTGGAGTGCCTTAACTAGATATTTCATGCTTATTTAACTACAGGTAGGCCAAATCAATGAGTTCTCACTAGCTTTCCTCACACAAACCCACAGTCATATTCAGACTCCATTTGGCTAATTCTCTGTTGTTTAATCTGCAGCAATGTCACTTCTAGTGGCAAGCCATTCTTAGTTGCAAGATactaatgaagaaaaaatttgTTTGCAATTAACCTGAGTCTTTCTTGTTGCCTGAATAACCCAAGCTGCAGTCACTTTGCTGTTTTGTCTGTGCATGTGCTAGCAAGGAGCAAAGATTTCACTGACCTTCCTTATGGCAAGTTGGCATGCTGTTGGTCATATCCCGCCTTAACCCATGGAATAGATAAACACAGGAGAGCTGAAAATAATTGTCTAAATAAGGCACACTACTTTTAGACGTTTAAATGAAAGCAAGATTAATTCCACCTCAACCTTAATCAAATAAATGTCTGAGCAGAATTCTAAATTGGTTGTGGGAGtcttgtttgttgttgttttgttttgttttttttcttccctaggACATCCAGTAAGAACTACCATGAAGAACAAACCGTGGTTccagaatattttcttctgccttttatTCCAGTACAGTAAGTCCTCAGATATTTCTTTCAGGTTGTACAACCACAGGATTTATCTTAGTGACCATATATGCCAGCTCTG
Protein-coding sequences here:
- the IL4R gene encoding interleukin-4 receptor subunit alpha isoform X2, producing MTKSWFVAGRCLHKPIAPKNLCSATARKLLLFLKPRSPKNLAIEKAENGNFNLSWEESYSHPSFLSGQPVIYEVKYWRKQHPTEISVKAINYQANSFEIAASSLKRGYDYVASLRCNYVDYPAYWSEWSEEVEFHYDYQVKAEDILQMAVPTSCVLIMAGFIICYFCFTKMKKEWWDQIPNPGKSQLVVKNVKFSVLCYFDEIKFPFQDLKQSHLERQINRSCKNCLAQSLASQNFKGKDNIRNVEKSCSCHSKSEEWLPKGSCAVLTPDTIPVEECIEICVCLTDSETESQEETSNQITMLEPCESSIGVFREHPEHNELLAGMFDALLANENSMQDNKGPNIPTAEWKTLESIGSENPSQQNPKESAAQSPQSCDISHTAPLFTKTSQDDYNCSTASKESELSEESFESGYRSSSINSASLDARDHQQMVHQSLFLCSSASDLDSCVLIQESTNKSLFGTKTDRIDSPAYKGFDTLVSASMGFCGSAYKSCDTLLSPSLEPCGSAYKSFNMLLSACKEPSSSAYKSFSALMSQSMADSSRTLGLESVPSSLPVRQLSETPGCSCGDQSAQPASNQMCCNNYRSPSTELDFPNTCSEHSDFLSFSTHANEGASAFLSEEEMCKQVIYQNVQRKANIISCPTAPQSSGYQPFGSVGKCNCLYWDSDNEVMSTSLYESFINLCNNLREAPPDTAIYELDPRIKDSVCLTVQGSDCTIVPGLASSENDTQTSDGSPCINSAYDLNGDSNEENTRRDEQLLHLLEMKCQDLNSRALKQQRKS
- the IL4R gene encoding interleukin-4 receptor subunit alpha isoform X1, whose product is MARLRRAAPYPLWILFFSYATNEVLAAGHIQEFACFTDYDKELVCRWKVPAQTNCSKEFVLCYSKETSSVSNTCVPENEKDSLRCTCTIYPEYFVLGLTYILALQFNGTESWNYSVTPALVVKPRSPKNLAIEKAENGNFNLSWEESYSHPSFLSGQPVIYEVKYWRKQHPTEISVKAINYQANSFEIAASSLKRGYDYVASLRCNYVDYPAYWSEWSEEVEFHYDYQVKAEDILQMAVPTSCVLIMAGFIICYFCFTKMKKEWWDQIPNPGKSQLVVKNVKFSVLCYFDEIKFPFQDLKQSHLERQINRSCKNCLAQSLASQNFKGKDNIRNVEKSCSCHSKSEEWLPKGSCAVLTPDTIPVEECIEICVCLTDSETESQEETSNQITMLEPCESSIGVFREHPEHNELLAGMFDALLANENSMQDNKGPNIPTAEWKTLESIGSENPSQQNPKESAAQSPQSCDISHTAPLFTKTSQDDYNCSTASKESELSEESFESGYRSSSINSASLDARDHQQMVHQSLFLCSSASDLDSCVLIQESTNKSLFGTKTDRIDSPAYKGFDTLVSASMGFCGSAYKSCDTLLSPSLEPCGSAYKSFNMLLSACKEPSSSAYKSFSALMSQSMADSSRTLGLESVPSSLPVRQLSETPGCSCGDQSAQPASNQMCCNNYRSPSTELDFPNTCSEHSDFLSFSTHANEGASAFLSEEEMCKQVIYQNVQRKANIISCPTAPQSSGYQPFGSVGKCNCLYWDSDNEVMSTSLYESFINLCNNLREAPPDTAIYELDPRIKDSVCLTVQGSDCTIVPGLASSENDTQTSDGSPCINSAYDLNGDSNEENTRRDEQLLHLLEMKCQDLNSRALKQQRKS